The Urbifossiella limnaea genome has a window encoding:
- a CDS encoding alpha/beta hydrolase produces MTDATSQTHWRLDRPAEGMYASELPARPDRPVRTFLPTDYQPRYPYPLVVTFHAAGGTEESGSKLLPRVSRRNYIGLTLRGLHPDGRGFGWADASTDDVTDYLLAAVEQTRRTYHVHSERVFLLGVGDGATAAYRAGLQLADRVAGVVALNGLMPKPAGKPLFDLRTVRGLPVFIGHGVANPVVPYSTAERDFRLLYAAGADVRLTGYPTTQKLHAHMLRDVNRWVMGGVTAGRGLMLRAGV; encoded by the coding sequence ATGACGGACGCCACCTCGCAAACCCACTGGCGGCTCGACCGGCCGGCCGAAGGCATGTACGCCTCCGAGCTGCCGGCCCGCCCGGACCGCCCCGTCCGCACGTTCCTGCCGACCGACTACCAGCCGCGCTACCCGTACCCGCTCGTCGTCACCTTCCACGCCGCCGGCGGGACGGAAGAGAGCGGGTCGAAGCTGCTGCCGCGGGTCAGCCGCCGCAACTACATCGGCCTGACCCTCCGCGGTCTCCACCCCGACGGCCGCGGCTTCGGCTGGGCCGACGCCAGCACCGACGACGTCACCGACTACCTGCTCGCCGCCGTGGAGCAGACGCGCCGCACGTACCACGTCCACTCGGAGCGTGTGTTCCTGCTCGGCGTCGGCGACGGGGCCACGGCCGCGTACCGGGCCGGGCTGCAACTGGCCGACCGGGTGGCGGGCGTCGTCGCGCTGAACGGGCTGATGCCGAAGCCGGCGGGGAAGCCGCTGTTCGACCTCCGGACGGTGCGCGGCCTGCCGGTGTTCATCGGCCACGGCGTCGCCAACCCGGTGGTGCCGTACTCGACCGCCGAGCGCGACTTCCGGCTGCTGTACGCGGCCGGCGCGGACGTGCGGCTGACCGGCTACCCGACGACGCAGAAGCTCCACGCCCACATGCTGCGCGACGTGAACCGGTGGGTGATGGGCGGCGTAACCGCCGGCCGCGGGCTGATGCTCCGCGCCGGGGTGTGA